One window from the genome of Moritella sp. F3 encodes:
- the metA gene encoding homoserine O-succinyltransferase — MPIRIKDGLPAAEILGNENIFVMLESRATKQEIRPLQVVVLNLMPKKIETENQILRLLSNTPLQVNVELLRIDYRASKNTPQEHIDEFYHDFERIRHNNYDGLIITGAPLGLVGHEDVAYWPQIEEIIHWSKTHVVSTLFLCWAAQAALKVLHGIDKKVHEQKFSGVYPQQTFHRHNPLVRGFDDEFPVPMSRYANFSKDMFAGTDLNILAANAETGVYLAASADFRQVFVTGHPEYSADTLHQEYMRDVADGVEAEVPANYYKEDNAENAPLVTWRSHGNLLYSNWLNYYVYQQTPYDLNDL, encoded by the coding sequence ATGCCAATTAGAATTAAAGACGGACTACCAGCGGCAGAAATATTAGGTAACGAGAATATTTTTGTGATGCTAGAGTCGCGTGCAACCAAGCAAGAAATTAGACCGCTGCAGGTTGTTGTTCTTAACCTTATGCCGAAGAAGATTGAGACTGAAAACCAAATTTTACGGTTGTTATCGAATACGCCACTGCAAGTAAATGTAGAGCTATTACGTATTGATTACCGTGCCTCTAAGAATACCCCACAAGAACACATTGATGAGTTTTATCACGACTTCGAACGTATTCGCCATAACAATTACGATGGTTTAATTATTACTGGTGCTCCGTTAGGCTTAGTCGGCCATGAAGATGTGGCGTATTGGCCACAAATAGAAGAGATCATTCATTGGTCTAAAACGCACGTAGTATCAACACTGTTTTTATGTTGGGCAGCACAAGCAGCATTAAAAGTACTGCATGGTATTGATAAAAAAGTACACGAACAGAAATTTTCGGGTGTGTATCCACAACAAACCTTCCACCGTCATAATCCATTAGTCCGCGGCTTTGATGATGAATTCCCTGTTCCGATGTCGCGTTATGCTAATTTTTCAAAAGATATGTTTGCTGGTACCGATCTTAATATTTTAGCTGCCAATGCTGAAACTGGCGTGTATTTAGCTGCTTCAGCTGATTTCCGTCAGGTATTTGTCACCGGTCACCCAGAGTACAGTGCTGATACCTTACATCAGGAATATATGCGTGATGTTGCTGATGGCGTTGAAGCCGAAGTACCAGCGAATTATTATAAAGAGGATAATGCTGAAAATGCCCCTCTTGTTACTTGGCGCAGTCATGGTAATCTGCTTTATAGCAATTGGTTAAACTATTATGTTTATCAACAAACGCCATATGACTTAAACGATCTATAA
- a CDS encoding trimeric intracellular cation channel family protein, producing the protein MLTYIYLIAITAEAMSGALMAGRRNMDIFGVAVIAFVTALGGGTVRDVLLGNFPISWTQHPHYVYITICAGLFTILIAKHMNHLRRLFLVLDALGLIAFTIIGCNVAMKLGYHPTVIIMAGMITGICGGVLRDLLCNRTPVVFSKEIYAGISLLVALLYLGLEHFGVDHNITLIVAFSVGVTLRLCAIYWKWSLPTFSYTSEEWD; encoded by the coding sequence ATGCTCACTTATATCTATTTAATTGCCATCACTGCCGAAGCTATGTCCGGCGCATTAATGGCGGGTCGTCGTAATATGGACATCTTTGGTGTGGCCGTGATTGCCTTTGTCACTGCGCTTGGTGGCGGTACGGTACGTGATGTATTATTAGGTAACTTCCCAATTTCTTGGACCCAACATCCTCACTATGTGTATATCACTATATGTGCGGGTTTGTTTACCATTCTGATTGCCAAACACATGAACCATTTACGCCGCTTATTCTTAGTACTCGATGCGCTTGGTCTGATTGCATTTACTATTATTGGCTGTAATGTGGCGATGAAACTCGGTTATCACCCAACCGTGATAATTATGGCGGGCATGATAACGGGTATTTGTGGCGGGGTCTTACGTGACTTACTCTGCAACCGCACTCCGGTGGTGTTCAGCAAAGAAATATACGCGGGTATATCATTGTTAGTAGCTCTACTTTATCTCGGTTTAGAGCACTTTGGTGTTGACCACAATATCACCCTTATCGTGGCTTTCAGTGTTGGTGTTACTTTGCGTTTATGTGCTATTTATTGGAAATGGTCATTACCAACCTTTAGTTACACATCAGAAGAATGGGACTAA
- a CDS encoding YacL family protein yields MDFEFRKDTLTDTYRVIISMEQTALGSWIQGTLGTDKATIALIQAEIDLLKARKKQEYRLVGDEMTLTMTQEDVCACMNSELIDSGEELDDDMNFYDAETVAVCGLEDFEIILQAWLAFFSQR; encoded by the coding sequence GTGGATTTTGAATTTCGAAAAGATACCCTAACAGATACTTACCGCGTAATAATTTCAATGGAACAGACGGCACTGGGTAGTTGGATCCAGGGCACTTTAGGCACGGATAAAGCCACTATTGCGTTGATTCAAGCTGAAATAGATTTATTAAAAGCACGTAAAAAACAAGAGTATCGTTTAGTCGGAGATGAGATGACGTTAACGATGACGCAAGAAGATGTTTGTGCTTGTATGAATTCGGAGTTAATTGACTCGGGCGAAGAGCTAGATGACGATATGAATTTTTATGATGCGGAAACGGTGGCAGTTTGTGGCTTGGAAGATTTTGAGATCATACTCCAAGCCTGGTTAGCGTTTTTTAGTCAGCGCTAG